One Bdellovibrio bacteriovorus str. Tiberius DNA segment encodes these proteins:
- a CDS encoding TRASH domain-containing protein: protein MSLKKSLLVFVMGVFVILAGMISPAKAAETLEIVPNQKVCMVTNMVFPRDQIPVKQGGKTYYGCCENCKKTLAEDATARVAIDPVSGKSVDKATAVIAARADGSVVYFQNKKNFEKFRTRK, encoded by the coding sequence ATGTCTCTAAAGAAATCATTGTTGGTATTTGTAATGGGTGTGTTTGTCATTCTTGCAGGAATGATCAGTCCGGCCAAAGCTGCTGAAACCTTGGAAATCGTACCGAATCAAAAAGTCTGCATGGTGACCAATATGGTTTTCCCGCGTGATCAGATTCCGGTAAAACAGGGCGGCAAAACTTATTATGGCTGCTGTGAAAACTGCAAAAAGACCCTGGCTGAAGATGCCACGGCCCGTGTGGCGATCGACCCGGTATCCGGCAAGTCTGTCGACAAGGCGACGGCGGTGATTGCGGCTCGTGCCGATGGTTCTGTGGTTTATTTCCAGAACAAAAAGAACTTCGAAAAATTCCGCACGCGCAAATAA
- a CDS encoding KpsF/GutQ family sugar-phosphate isomerase, protein MSKVIQQGLKVLEVEAQAILALKERLGDSFEQVVKMITACDGKIVLTGMGKSGQIARKLASTFSSTGTPAVFLHPAESSHGDLGLVENNDVVIALSYGGESPEFAGILRFVSRKGIPLIAITGKPESSLAKAAQVTLNVHVSEEACPLGLAPTASSTATLAMGDAVAMAVMAEKGFSSEDFAEFHPGGSLGYRLLTRVRDVMHGGDALPTVTLDTPIRQVFSIMTHKDVRGAAGIVDEKGDLVGVITDGDIRRRLEKSNDPLTGLAKDLMTTNPRTIDANELAEKALFVMEQFQIQMVFVLDKESANPRKPVGILHIQDLLRAKVR, encoded by the coding sequence ATGTCCAAAGTTATTCAACAGGGTCTGAAAGTTCTAGAGGTCGAGGCCCAGGCCATTCTGGCATTGAAAGAGCGCCTTGGCGACTCTTTCGAACAGGTGGTAAAGATGATCACAGCCTGTGACGGCAAAATCGTTCTGACGGGCATGGGTAAATCCGGCCAGATCGCCAGAAAGCTTGCCAGCACTTTTTCTTCCACGGGAACTCCGGCGGTGTTTCTGCATCCGGCGGAAAGTTCGCACGGGGATTTGGGCCTTGTTGAAAACAACGACGTGGTGATTGCGCTGTCTTATGGCGGCGAGTCCCCTGAGTTCGCAGGTATCTTAAGGTTTGTTTCCCGCAAGGGCATTCCTTTGATCGCGATCACCGGCAAGCCAGAGTCCTCTTTGGCCAAAGCTGCTCAGGTCACTTTGAATGTTCATGTTTCTGAAGAAGCTTGTCCCTTGGGTCTTGCACCCACCGCCAGCAGCACCGCGACCCTGGCCATGGGTGACGCTGTCGCGATGGCCGTGATGGCAGAAAAAGGCTTCAGTTCTGAAGATTTTGCTGAATTTCATCCCGGCGGCAGTCTGGGCTATCGCCTGTTGACCCGCGTGCGCGATGTTATGCATGGTGGGGATGCCCTGCCGACGGTGACTTTGGATACGCCGATTCGTCAGGTGTTCTCGATCATGACCCATAAGGATGTTCGTGGCGCTGCCGGTATCGTCGATGAAAAAGGCGATTTGGTCGGGGTGATCACGGATGGTGATATCCGTCGTCGTCTGGAAAAGTCCAATGACCCGTTGACGGGTCTTGCGAAAGATTTGATGACCACCAATCCAAGAACCATTGATGCGAACGAATTGGCTGAAAAAGCCTTATTCGTCATGGAGCAGTTCCAGATTCAGATGGTCTTTGTGCTGGATAAGGAATCCGCAAATCCGCGCAAACCAGTGGGCATCCTGCACATCCAGGATCTATTGCGCGCCAAAGTACGTTAA
- a CDS encoding GyrI-like domain-containing protein, with the protein MTHSFTQKTDIKIIGISVRTSNGAEMQGSGKIGSQWQKFFSEGVMQKIPNQIADGPIYAIYTDYESDVNGEYSFVLGKEVSSFDNLPEGLIAKVLPASRYAAFTSQQGQMPNVVIELWQHIWGLSPADLGAERAYKADFEIYDQRSADPQNCQVDVFLSVR; encoded by the coding sequence GTGACCCATTCCTTCACACAAAAAACAGATATCAAGATTATCGGAATTTCAGTTCGCACCAGCAACGGCGCTGAAATGCAAGGAAGTGGTAAGATCGGGTCCCAGTGGCAGAAGTTCTTCAGCGAAGGGGTGATGCAAAAGATCCCGAATCAAATCGCTGATGGACCGATTTATGCAATTTACACCGATTATGAAAGCGATGTGAACGGCGAGTATTCGTTTGTTCTGGGTAAAGAGGTTTCTTCTTTTGATAATCTGCCTGAGGGATTGATTGCGAAAGTATTGCCAGCTTCCAGATATGCTGCTTTCACTTCCCAACAGGGGCAGATGCCCAATGTTGTGATCGAGCTTTGGCAGCACATTTGGGGCTTGAGCCCAGCGGACCTGGGGGCTGAGCGCGCCTACAAGGCAGACTTTGAGATTTACGATCAGCGCAGTGCAGATCCTCAAAACTGCCAGGTCGATGTGTTTTTGTCGGTTCGTTAA
- a CDS encoding low molecular weight protein-tyrosine-phosphatase, producing the protein MKSQKLLFVCLGNICRSPTAEAVAAQLIKQRDLPWVVDSAGTSGAHDGEKADPRSILHGERRGYDLTSISRAVRESDYYDFDWILAMDASNLENLRQRCPDKTLLDKISLVTDYCSEFKVKGVPDPYYGGVDGFDHVLDILEDAIEGLIDKVQDRSDKI; encoded by the coding sequence ATGAAAAGCCAAAAATTACTCTTTGTCTGCCTAGGAAACATCTGTCGCTCCCCCACTGCTGAAGCCGTGGCAGCACAGCTTATCAAACAACGAGACCTGCCATGGGTGGTTGATTCCGCTGGAACTTCCGGAGCCCACGACGGAGAAAAAGCCGACCCACGCAGTATTCTGCACGGCGAGCGCCGCGGATATGATCTGACAAGTATTTCACGCGCAGTTCGCGAGTCTGACTATTATGACTTCGACTGGATACTGGCGATGGATGCCAGCAATCTTGAAAATCTGCGCCAGCGCTGCCCGGACAAAACCCTGCTGGACAAGATTTCATTGGTCACTGACTACTGTTCGGAATTCAAAGTCAAAGGCGTACCAGACCCTTACTATGGGGGCGTCGACGGATTTGATCACGTTCTGGATATTCTGGAAGACGCCATCGAAGGCCTGATCGACAAAGTTCAGGACCGCAGCGACAAAATTTAA